In a single window of the Algiphilus sp. genome:
- a CDS encoding leucine zipper domain-containing protein: MNSHQHARLTPYGRALLV; encoded by the coding sequence ATGAACAGCCACCAACATGCCCGATTGACACCCTATGGTCGAGCCCTTTTGGTTC
- the maiA gene encoding maleylacetoacetate isomerase, whose product MLQLYTYYRSISTHRVRIALNHKGVNYTSRYIDQDAGQHQDEKYLRLNPQGLVPALVLEDETVVTQSFAILEYLEERYPDRPLLPADPQKRAQVRSLAQTIVADFTPLIIMRVFRYMRDAMELSLEQRRGWYEHWSHTGFAAVESVLERDQSDTPYCYGESPTLADVCLIPQVYNALSNGIDLSAYKRVRTVYRSCSALAAFQAAAPTAQSDALRQSL is encoded by the coding sequence ATGCTCCAGCTCTACACCTACTACCGCAGCATCTCGACGCACCGCGTGCGCATCGCGCTCAACCACAAGGGCGTCAACTACACCTCGCGCTACATCGACCAGGATGCCGGTCAGCACCAGGACGAGAAGTATCTGCGGCTGAACCCGCAGGGACTGGTGCCGGCGCTGGTGCTCGAGGACGAGACCGTGGTCACGCAGTCCTTCGCGATCCTCGAGTATCTCGAGGAACGCTATCCGGACCGCCCGCTGCTGCCGGCGGATCCGCAGAAGCGGGCGCAGGTGCGCAGTCTCGCGCAGACCATCGTTGCCGACTTCACGCCGCTCATCATCATGCGCGTCTTCCGGTACATGCGCGATGCCATGGAGCTGAGCCTGGAACAGCGCAGGGGCTGGTACGAGCACTGGTCGCACACCGGTTTCGCGGCGGTGGAATCGGTCCTGGAGCGCGACCAGAGCGATACCCCGTATTGCTACGGCGAAAGCCCGACGCTGGCGGATGTCTGCCTGATCCCGCAGGTCTACAACGCGCTCAGCAACGGCATCGACCTGTCCGCATACAAGCGCGTGCGCACGGTGTATCGCAGCTGCAGCGCGCTGGCCGCGTTCCAGGCCGCCGCGCCCACCGCCCAGTCCGACGCGCTGCGCCAGTCACTCTGA
- a CDS encoding NAD-glutamate dehydrogenase, translating to MPGDQQHHDLLIASIEQAIGRQSDSGTLAGFAGAYFATPSYQILSRREPAALAEVARSQHALAATRAPGEIRVQVVPAASGDPGALARLETVCEDMPFIVDSLGIAVRDAGSSVDWSVHPVLYVRRDAEGRLQDAAPDAGSGGICESFVCMEIAPLADDAAYEALRVQAEQTLRDIALAVADFDAMRERAAELGSALTPPIRDLPDEWVHEARDFALWLREHHFTFLGYAFAPARYDGDQVSVGNDPERSLGLLRPDARFGDTGQILAPAEELNRYAGSPRLVVVTKAQARSHIHHPLTLDAISIKQMDADGRLIGTHRFLGLFSSDVYVDRPQNIPVIRQKVDEVLRRSRLAPDSHSGKKLRDILHQLPRDELFQSSEQELHTLCSGVRALRERHRLRLFLRRDRYGRFYSALVYVPRERYSPEMRDRICEELRAALDGHSVERAVEFPRGEMLARIHANVQVHGRREREVDVAALERQLVAATRTWPEQLREALGTGSGVALAFADGFDAGYQQENAPLDAAVDIHYLQQLDADVPILPRLVTDDEAVGPACPTEMRLYARGESMALSDVLPTLENFGLRVMRQSPHAVRPAGQDRTLWVQVFEVRFAGDCALEPVTQKRYFEDALLRCLRGETEDDGLHSLVLGAGLDARRIVLLRTLTRYLLQTGLPYGRDMLERLLAEHAAIARDLVALFEARFDPDADDDREAAAQAARERIEPALEAVTSLDADRALRAYVGVVEATLRTNYYQQGGDGRPKPWVSIKLDPRRMPELPEPRPVYEAFVYAPEVEGVHLRGGPVARGGLRWSDRPADFRTEVLGLMKAQMVKNAIIVPVGAKGGFVVKRRDFPDREAFAAAGKACYQTFIRGLLDITDNRDGDTIVPPPRVVRADGDDPYLVVAADKGTATFSDTANALAAEYDFWLGDAFASGGSAGYDHKVMGITARGAWESVKRHFRELGKDIQSEPFTVVGIGDMAGDVFGNGMLLSERIRLVAAFNHMHIFIDPEPDPARSFAERKRLFGMGRSTWEDYDRDAISAGGGIWRRDAKRIELPPEARAALGIEAESVRPNELLRAILLAPVELLWNGGIGTYVKAHTESHQAVGDRANDAIRVDGRELRCRVVGEGGNLGCTQLGRIEYALAGCDGRGGRINTDAIDNSGGVHSSDREVNIKIPLNACMAAGTLERDARNALLESMTEDVATAVLADNHEQSLAVSLISARAAARLDEHAHTMRALERESGLVRGVEFLPDDEALNERRTRRQGLARPEIAVVLAYAKNALFDDLVGSAVPDDPGLAPRLDAYFPAAMRGDYADAIAAHRLRREIIATDLANQAVNRMGFSFVHRLAEDQGAQRPAVLKAFALAWQLMGAEHLVAAADALDGSLAADVQLGLYERLAGLVKHVTIWALAEHLPEQSITDSMARLGEPLARVAALIPDGLPPSYREDWEHAVARWTEKGVPEATARRFADTLVLGSAPDIVETAAATGTSPEVAAAVYFAVGERLHVLWLLSSIVGLQVSGRYQALARANLREDTYRLHRRVAERVLDETEGDDGGARVAQWLERQGAAAEGVIARIEALQTHTPHDFMSLTVGVRALRQVRAL from the coding sequence ATGCCCGGTGATCAGCAGCATCACGATCTGCTCATAGCCAGTATCGAGCAGGCCATCGGCCGGCAGTCCGACAGCGGCACGCTGGCCGGATTCGCGGGTGCCTACTTCGCGACGCCGTCGTACCAGATCCTGTCGCGACGCGAGCCCGCGGCGCTCGCCGAGGTCGCGCGATCGCAGCATGCGCTGGCGGCCACGCGCGCACCCGGCGAGATCCGGGTGCAGGTGGTGCCTGCAGCCTCCGGTGATCCGGGCGCACTCGCCCGGCTGGAGACGGTCTGCGAGGACATGCCCTTCATCGTCGACAGCCTGGGCATCGCGGTACGCGATGCCGGCAGCTCGGTGGACTGGTCGGTGCACCCGGTGCTGTACGTGCGCCGGGATGCCGAAGGGCGCCTGCAGGACGCCGCACCCGACGCCGGCTCGGGCGGAATCTGCGAGTCCTTCGTCTGCATGGAGATCGCACCGCTGGCCGACGACGCGGCCTACGAGGCACTGCGCGTGCAGGCCGAGCAGACACTGCGCGACATCGCGCTGGCGGTGGCGGATTTCGACGCCATGCGCGAACGTGCCGCCGAGCTCGGCAGCGCGCTGACGCCGCCGATTCGCGACCTGCCCGACGAATGGGTGCACGAGGCGCGCGACTTCGCGCTGTGGCTGCGCGAGCATCACTTCACCTTCCTCGGCTACGCCTTCGCGCCCGCCCGCTACGACGGCGATCAGGTCTCGGTCGGCAACGATCCGGAGCGCAGTCTCGGCCTGCTGCGGCCGGACGCCCGCTTCGGCGATACCGGGCAGATCCTGGCGCCCGCGGAGGAGCTCAACCGCTATGCCGGCTCGCCGCGGCTGGTGGTCGTCACCAAGGCGCAGGCGCGTTCGCACATCCATCATCCGCTGACGCTGGACGCCATCTCCATCAAGCAGATGGATGCCGACGGCAGGCTGATCGGCACGCATCGCTTCCTCGGGCTGTTCTCCAGCGATGTCTACGTCGACCGGCCGCAGAACATCCCGGTGATCCGGCAGAAGGTCGACGAAGTACTGCGGCGCTCGCGACTGGCGCCGGATTCGCATTCGGGCAAGAAGCTGCGCGACATCCTGCATCAGCTGCCGCGTGACGAGCTCTTCCAGTCGTCGGAGCAGGAGCTGCACACGCTGTGCTCCGGCGTGCGCGCGCTGCGCGAGCGACATCGCCTGCGTCTCTTTCTGCGGCGCGATCGCTACGGCCGCTTCTATTCGGCGCTGGTCTACGTGCCGCGCGAGCGCTATTCGCCCGAGATGCGCGACCGCATCTGCGAGGAGCTGCGCGCTGCGCTCGACGGGCACAGTGTCGAGCGCGCGGTCGAGTTCCCGCGCGGCGAGATGCTGGCGCGCATCCACGCCAACGTGCAGGTGCACGGCCGCCGCGAGCGCGAGGTCGACGTCGCGGCGCTGGAGCGGCAGCTGGTCGCCGCCACCCGCACCTGGCCCGAGCAGCTTCGCGAGGCGCTGGGCACCGGCAGCGGGGTGGCGCTGGCGTTCGCGGACGGCTTCGATGCCGGCTATCAGCAGGAGAACGCCCCGCTCGACGCCGCCGTCGACATCCACTACCTGCAGCAGCTCGACGCCGACGTGCCCATCCTGCCGCGGCTGGTGACCGACGACGAGGCCGTGGGGCCGGCCTGCCCCACCGAGATGCGCCTGTACGCGCGCGGCGAATCGATGGCGCTGTCCGATGTGCTGCCGACGCTGGAGAACTTCGGCCTGCGCGTCATGCGCCAGTCCCCGCACGCGGTGCGGCCGGCCGGGCAGGACAGGACTCTGTGGGTGCAGGTGTTCGAGGTGCGCTTCGCCGGTGACTGCGCGCTGGAGCCGGTCACGCAGAAGCGCTACTTCGAGGATGCGCTGCTGCGCTGCCTGCGCGGCGAGACCGAGGACGATGGCCTGCACAGCCTCGTGCTCGGTGCCGGTCTGGATGCGCGGCGCATCGTGCTGCTGCGCACATTGACGCGCTACCTGCTGCAGACCGGGCTGCCCTACGGGCGCGACATGCTCGAGCGGCTGCTCGCCGAGCACGCTGCCATCGCGCGCGATCTGGTGGCGCTGTTCGAGGCGCGCTTCGATCCCGACGCCGACGATGATCGCGAGGCCGCCGCGCAGGCGGCGCGCGAGCGCATCGAACCCGCTCTGGAGGCGGTGACCTCGCTCGACGCCGACCGCGCGCTGCGCGCCTATGTCGGCGTGGTCGAGGCGACCCTGCGCACCAACTACTACCAGCAGGGCGGGGACGGCCGGCCCAAGCCCTGGGTCTCGATCAAGCTCGACCCGCGTCGCATGCCGGAGCTGCCCGAGCCGCGTCCGGTCTACGAGGCCTTCGTCTACGCCCCCGAGGTCGAGGGCGTCCATCTGCGCGGTGGTCCGGTGGCGCGCGGCGGTCTGCGCTGGTCCGACCGGCCGGCAGACTTCCGCACCGAGGTGCTGGGCCTGATGAAGGCGCAGATGGTGAAGAACGCCATCATCGTGCCGGTCGGCGCCAAGGGCGGCTTCGTGGTGAAGCGTCGCGACTTTCCGGACCGCGAGGCCTTCGCCGCCGCCGGCAAGGCCTGCTACCAGACCTTCATCCGCGGGCTCCTCGACATCACCGACAACCGCGACGGCGACACCATCGTGCCGCCGCCGCGCGTGGTGCGCGCCGACGGCGACGATCCCTACCTCGTGGTGGCCGCGGACAAGGGCACGGCCACCTTCTCGGACACCGCCAACGCGCTGGCGGCGGAGTACGACTTCTGGCTCGGCGATGCCTTCGCGTCCGGCGGCAGCGCCGGCTACGACCACAAGGTCATGGGCATCACCGCACGCGGTGCGTGGGAATCGGTCAAGCGCCACTTCCGCGAGCTCGGCAAGGACATCCAGTCGGAGCCGTTCACGGTGGTGGGCATCGGCGACATGGCCGGCGACGTCTTCGGCAACGGCATGCTGCTGTCCGAGCGGATCCGGCTGGTCGCCGCCTTCAACCACATGCACATCTTCATCGACCCGGAACCCGACCCGGCGCGGAGCTTCGCCGAGCGCAAGCGTCTCTTCGGGATGGGGCGGTCGACCTGGGAGGATTACGACCGCGACGCGATCAGCGCCGGCGGCGGCATCTGGCGGCGCGATGCCAAGCGCATCGAGCTTCCGCCGGAGGCGCGCGCCGCCCTCGGCATCGAGGCCGAATCGGTGCGGCCCAACGAGCTGCTGCGCGCCATCCTGCTGGCACCCGTGGAGCTGCTCTGGAACGGCGGCATCGGGACCTATGTCAAGGCGCATACCGAGTCGCATCAGGCAGTGGGAGACCGTGCGAATGACGCCATCCGCGTCGACGGCCGCGAGCTGCGCTGCCGGGTGGTGGGCGAGGGCGGCAACCTCGGCTGCACGCAGCTGGGGCGCATCGAGTACGCGCTGGCCGGCTGCGATGGCCGGGGCGGGCGCATCAACACCGACGCCATCGACAATTCCGGCGGCGTGCACTCCTCGGACCGTGAGGTCAACATCAAGATCCCGCTCAATGCCTGCATGGCGGCCGGCACGCTGGAGCGGGATGCGCGCAATGCGCTGCTCGAATCGATGACCGAGGATGTCGCCACGGCGGTGCTGGCCGACAATCACGAGCAGAGCCTGGCGGTGAGCCTGATCAGCGCGCGCGCCGCTGCGCGCCTCGACGAACACGCCCACACCATGCGTGCGCTGGAGCGCGAGTCCGGTCTGGTGCGCGGGGTCGAGTTCCTGCCCGATGACGAGGCGCTCAACGAGCGGCGCACGCGGCGGCAGGGGCTGGCGCGCCCCGAGATCGCGGTGGTGCTGGCCTACGCGAAGAACGCGCTGTTCGACGACCTGGTGGGCTCTGCGGTTCCCGACGATCCCGGTCTGGCGCCGCGTCTGGACGCGTACTTCCCGGCGGCCATGCGCGGCGACTACGCCGATGCCATCGCGGCGCACCGGCTGCGGCGCGAGATCATCGCCACCGATCTGGCCAATCAGGCGGTCAACCGCATGGGCTTCAGCTTCGTGCACCGGCTCGCCGAGGATCAGGGCGCGCAGCGACCGGCCGTGCTGAAGGCATTCGCGCTGGCCTGGCAGCTGATGGGCGCCGAGCACCTGGTGGCGGCGGCCGATGCGCTCGACGGCAGCCTGGCCGCCGACGTCCAGCTGGGGCTCTACGAGCGGCTGGCAGGGCTGGTGAAGCACGTCACCATCTGGGCGCTGGCCGAACACCTGCCCGAGCAGTCGATCACAGACAGCATGGCGCGCCTCGGCGAACCTCTGGCGCGCGTCGCCGCGCTCATTCCCGACGGGCTTCCGCCCAGCTATCGCGAGGACTGGGAGCACGCGGTGGCGCGCTGGACGGAGAAGGGCGTGCCCGAGGCCACCGCGCGGCGCTTCGCGGACACGCTGGTGCTGGGCAGCGCGCCGGACATCGTCGAGACGGCCGCCGCGACCGGTACCAGTCCGGAGGTCGCCGCCGCGGTCTACTTCGCGGTCGGCGAGCGCCTGCACGTGCTCTGGCTGCTGTCGTCGATCGTGGGATTGCAGGTGTCGGGCCGCTATCAGGCCCTGGCGCGCGCCAATCTGCGCGAGGACACCTATCGGCTGCATCGACGGGTCGCCGAGCGCGTGCTCGACGAGACCGAGGGGGACGACGGCGGGGCCCGCGTGGCGCAGTGGCTGGAGCGTCAGGGGGCGGCCGCCGAGGGCGTCATCGCGCGCATCGAGGCGCTGCAGACGCACACGCCACACGACTTCATGTCGCTCACCGTGGGCGTGCGCGCGCTCCGTCAGGTGCGAGCGCTGTAG
- a CDS encoding OmpA family protein: MRPVQRSIRAFPLHAIWLAPAMLMIGTAQAQEWEDYYLGGMAGYVLADDGRAPDADAGSAAGVYFGRVFDNQFGFEVQISGDGFETGNDLASDLYRYLVGVDAVYNLGDRRGWSPFALIGGGGAYNDVVPSSEDSVDFFANAAVGLVSPPFTEIGQLRVRAEARYVHDFFGDGFDDIRFMAGIEIPLLRPAEVSFEAPETKIEVVKVPSGLQDSDGDGVINERDLCPGTPPDTRVDGDGCPFDDIMELRGVTFELDSERLRPDAETVLSYVVDILKRYPEMEVEIAGHTCDLGSAEYNESLSQRRAQSVVDYLESQGVDGARLDATGYGESEPQLPNTSEANRERNRRVEMRVLN, from the coding sequence ATGCGTCCTGTGCAGCGATCGATTCGAGCATTTCCACTGCACGCCATCTGGCTCGCACCCGCCATGCTGATGATCGGCACGGCGCAGGCGCAGGAGTGGGAGGACTACTATCTGGGCGGCATGGCGGGCTACGTGCTGGCCGATGACGGGCGTGCCCCCGACGCCGACGCGGGCTCGGCAGCCGGCGTTTACTTCGGCCGCGTGTTCGACAACCAGTTCGGCTTCGAGGTGCAGATCTCGGGTGACGGTTTCGAGACCGGCAACGACCTGGCATCGGACCTCTACCGCTATCTGGTGGGCGTCGATGCGGTCTACAACCTCGGCGACCGCCGCGGCTGGAGCCCGTTCGCGCTGATCGGCGGCGGCGGCGCCTACAACGACGTCGTGCCATCGTCCGAGGACAGTGTCGATTTCTTCGCCAACGCCGCGGTCGGCCTGGTATCGCCGCCGTTCACCGAGATCGGTCAGCTGCGGGTGCGCGCCGAAGCGCGCTACGTGCACGACTTCTTCGGCGACGGCTTCGACGACATCCGCTTCATGGCCGGCATCGAGATTCCGCTGCTGCGCCCGGCCGAGGTTAGCTTCGAGGCACCCGAGACCAAGATCGAGGTCGTCAAGGTGCCGAGCGGCCTGCAGGATTCCGACGGCGACGGCGTCATCAACGAACGCGACCTCTGTCCGGGCACCCCGCCCGACACCCGCGTCGATGGCGACGGCTGTCCCTTCGACGACATCATGGAGCTCCGCGGCGTGACCTTCGAACTCGACTCGGAGCGCCTGCGGCCCGACGCCGAGACCGTGCTGTCCTACGTCGTCGACATCCTCAAGCGCTACCCGGAGATGGAGGTCGAGATCGCCGGTCACACCTGTGATCTGGGTTCCGCCGAGTACAACGAGTCGCTCTCGCAGCGCCGTGCGCAGTCGGTGGTCGACTACCTGGAATCGCAGGGCGTCGATGGTGCACGTCTGGACGCCACCGGCTACGGCGAGTCCGAACCGCAGCTGCCGAACACCAGCGAGGCGAACCGCGAACGCAACCGGCGCGTCGAGATGCGCGTTCTCAACTGA
- the zapE gene encoding cell division protein ZapE has protein sequence MSGDSPQTRYREALGAGRLQADDAQARAVEALEAVHAELVARPGSGSRGGLLRRRRSGWPAVTGLYLWGGVGRGKTLLMDDFYASLPFEEKRRTHFHRFMLGVHAERRRYLDEQDPVALIAEELARTTRVLCFDEFFVSDIADAMILGRLTEVLFREGVTLVATSNVAPDDLYRDGLQRARFLPAIDRIKTHCRVMELASPTDFRLRTLERLPLYVHPCDEAALQSLSEEFDELAPARTQGRVTLQINGRPIEALGAVDDVAWFSFAELCRTARAASDYIALAREYQTILLSEVPRMDAELDESARRFVHLVDEFYDRNVKLVIAADVPLDELYAGKRLTFEFQRTRSRLTEMQSRDYLGRPHQPL, from the coding sequence GTGAGCGGCGACAGCCCGCAAACGCGCTATCGCGAAGCGCTGGGAGCCGGCCGCCTGCAGGCGGACGACGCACAGGCACGCGCGGTGGAGGCCCTCGAGGCGGTCCACGCCGAGCTGGTCGCGCGCCCGGGCAGCGGCAGCCGCGGCGGTCTGCTTCGTCGTCGCCGCAGCGGATGGCCGGCGGTCACCGGCCTGTATCTGTGGGGCGGCGTCGGGCGCGGCAAGACCCTGCTGATGGACGACTTCTATGCGAGTCTCCCCTTCGAGGAGAAGCGGCGCACTCACTTCCATCGCTTCATGCTCGGCGTGCACGCCGAGCGCCGCCGCTATCTGGACGAGCAGGATCCGGTGGCGCTGATCGCGGAGGAGCTGGCCCGCACCACGCGCGTGCTGTGCTTCGACGAGTTCTTCGTGTCCGACATCGCCGACGCCATGATCCTCGGCCGCCTCACCGAAGTGCTCTTCCGCGAGGGCGTCACCCTGGTTGCCACCAGTAACGTGGCGCCGGACGATCTCTACCGCGACGGCTTGCAGCGCGCCCGCTTCCTGCCGGCAATCGACCGCATCAAGACGCACTGCCGGGTCATGGAACTGGCAAGCCCCACCGATTTCCGGCTGCGGACCCTGGAGCGCCTGCCGCTCTACGTGCACCCCTGCGACGAGGCGGCCCTGCAGTCGCTGTCCGAGGAATTCGATGAGCTCGCACCGGCGCGGACCCAGGGGCGGGTCACGCTGCAGATCAATGGACGCCCGATCGAGGCGCTGGGCGCAGTCGACGACGTCGCCTGGTTCAGCTTTGCCGAGCTGTGCCGCACCGCACGCGCGGCATCGGACTACATCGCACTGGCGCGCGAATACCAGACCATCCTGCTCAGCGAGGTCCCGCGCATGGACGCCGAGCTCGACGAGAGCGCGCGCCGTTTCGTGCATCTGGTGGACGAGTTCTACGACCGGAACGTGAAGCTGGTGATCGCCGCCGACGTGCCGCTCGACGAGCTCTACGCCGGCAAGCGTCTGACCTTCGAATTCCAGCGCACGCGCTCGCGTCTCACCGAGATGCAGTCGCGCGACTACCTCGGCCGGCCGCACCAGCCGTTGTAG
- a CDS encoding D-arabinono-1,4-lactone oxidase, with amino-acid sequence MSALTLVRRRMSRRGSDEHTPRFIATPAVLEQIQREVAYAAETGSHIRVAGRGHTRAPMCRCDDGLLQLSRFTGIEEVDAVHGIAWVRSGTRLAHMARGLASYGMSLPTLGWPGNESVGGAVSIGSYGIGTGDSRHPSPVVGLRMVGADGSLFSIGSSDPRLALARISLGTLGVLTHVGLRCVPATHLRSRMTRGSLAAALRRVDAMRAHDYVEWYWSAHGDDIRVRTIDRRPRRIMAQRPKALRHGTARVRSAAYRIGDALPSARQRVPWRLIPERARVPDSVDSAFAWQLFADSDLGSLGYALPIAQLGDTLHALGGVLRALDRRYRVVVRVRYACADDAALSPAFGAETAFVHLTATHDARDYAEAAGEVFERAGARPLWSMPHEHHADDLAELYPRWTEFAELREGLDPRGLFLNDYLAGVFGLGEAW; translated from the coding sequence ATGAGCGCCCTGACCCTGGTCCGCCGGCGCATGTCCCGGCGCGGCAGCGACGAGCACACGCCGCGCTTCATCGCCACGCCCGCGGTACTCGAGCAGATCCAGCGCGAGGTGGCCTACGCCGCCGAGACCGGCAGCCATATCCGGGTGGCCGGCCGCGGCCATACACGCGCACCGATGTGCCGCTGCGATGACGGCCTCCTGCAGCTCTCGCGCTTCACCGGCATTGAAGAAGTCGACGCGGTGCACGGCATTGCCTGGGTACGGTCGGGCACGCGCCTGGCGCACATGGCGCGCGGGCTCGCCAGCTACGGCATGTCACTGCCCACGCTGGGGTGGCCCGGCAACGAGAGCGTCGGTGGCGCGGTATCGATCGGCAGCTACGGCATCGGTACCGGCGACAGCCGCCACCCGTCGCCGGTGGTGGGACTCCGCATGGTGGGCGCGGACGGGTCGCTGTTCAGCATCGGCAGCAGCGATCCACGCCTGGCGCTCGCCCGCATCAGCCTCGGCACGCTCGGCGTGCTCACCCATGTCGGCCTGCGCTGCGTACCGGCCACGCACCTGCGCTCGCGCATGACGCGCGGCTCGCTCGCCGCGGCGCTGCGTCGCGTCGATGCCATGCGCGCACACGACTACGTCGAGTGGTACTGGAGCGCACACGGCGACGACATCCGCGTGCGCACCATCGACCGGCGCCCGCGTCGCATCATGGCGCAGCGCCCGAAAGCGCTGCGGCACGGCACGGCGCGCGTGCGCAGCGCCGCCTACCGCATCGGCGACGCACTGCCCAGCGCGCGTCAGCGGGTGCCCTGGCGCCTGATCCCGGAGCGTGCGCGCGTGCCGGACAGCGTCGACTCGGCGTTCGCCTGGCAGCTGTTCGCCGATTCCGATCTGGGCAGCCTCGGCTACGCGCTGCCCATCGCGCAGCTCGGCGACACGCTGCATGCGCTCGGTGGCGTGCTGCGCGCCCTGGACCGGCGCTATCGCGTGGTGGTCCGGGTGCGCTATGCCTGCGCCGACGACGCAGCGCTGTCACCCGCCTTCGGTGCCGAAACCGCCTTCGTGCACCTGACCGCCACGCACGACGCGCGCGACTACGCCGAAGCGGCCGGCGAGGTCTTCGAGCGCGCCGGTGCGCGGCCGCTGTGGAGCATGCCGCACGAGCACCACGCCGACGACCTTGCCGAGCTCTACCCGCGCTGGACGGAGTTCGCGGAGCTGCGCGAAGGCCTCGATCCGCGCGGGCTCTTCCTCAATGACTACCTGGCCGGTGTCTTCGGGCTGGGCGAGGCGTGGTGA
- a CDS encoding lysophospholipid acyltransferase family protein — MKALGQRTAGGLFTAHCALVFGVLIFGVLSALVLTLPDLNRRRRVAGTLIRTAMWCCGAPIRVRGTLPAERPVMVVANHASYLDGLLLTAALGDHISYVVKDDAAEWPLIGRVLDRLGVVFIARTEVQMSARQTRALLKRMRAGDSLGIFPEGTFRRDPGLLPFKQGAFLLAARTGTTVVPVVIHGSRTFLGEGQRWPRWSRIRIDILAPHYVSGNAPEALAEQVRASMQANLGETDPAPASLEPAA, encoded by the coding sequence ATGAAGGCGCTCGGACAGCGAACCGCGGGCGGGCTGTTCACGGCGCACTGCGCGCTCGTGTTCGGCGTGCTGATCTTCGGCGTGCTCAGCGCGCTCGTGCTCACGCTCCCCGACCTCAACCGGCGGCGGCGGGTTGCCGGGACGCTCATCCGCACCGCCATGTGGTGCTGCGGCGCCCCCATCCGCGTGCGCGGCACCCTGCCCGCAGAGCGGCCGGTCATGGTGGTCGCCAATCACGCCAGTTATCTCGACGGGCTGCTGCTCACCGCCGCGCTGGGGGATCACATCAGCTATGTCGTCAAGGACGACGCGGCCGAGTGGCCGCTGATCGGGCGCGTGCTCGACCGCCTCGGCGTGGTGTTCATCGCCCGCACGGAAGTCCAGATGAGCGCACGCCAGACGCGCGCGCTGCTCAAGCGCATGCGTGCCGGTGACAGCCTGGGCATCTTCCCCGAAGGCACCTTCCGGCGCGATCCGGGCCTGCTGCCCTTCAAGCAGGGAGCTTTCCTGCTGGCGGCGCGCACCGGCACCACGGTCGTGCCGGTCGTCATCCACGGTTCGCGCACCTTTCTCGGTGAGGGTCAGCGCTGGCCGCGCTGGTCGCGCATCCGCATCGACATCCTCGCGCCCCACTACGTCTCCGGGAACGCCCCCGAGGCGCTCGCGGAGCAGGTCCGCGCCAGCATGCAGGCCAACCTGGGCGAGACCGACCCCGCTCCCGCGAGCCTGGAGCCCGCCGCATGA
- the xerD gene encoding site-specific tyrosine recombinase XerD encodes MNGSGCESAADRRLIDDFVEALWLEDGLAEPSRKAYATDLRAAAHWLASSGSALGDADGAALRAYLAARGAAGGFGPRSQARAQSALRRFYGWLVRSGRRSDDPAARLRGPRLPHALPGTISASQVDALLAAPDPDTAIGLRDRAWLELMYATGLRVSECVTLPVHAYSAQQGLIQVIGKGRRERLVPVGDEAAHWLARYLRHGRPALAGARPSETLLLSQRGAAMSRQNAWHRIRRYAVAAGIPGKLSPHTLRHAFATHLLDHGADLRAVQMLLGHSNLNTTQIYTHVARARLKALHEQHHPRG; translated from the coding sequence ATGAACGGATCCGGGTGCGAATCGGCCGCCGACAGGCGCCTGATCGACGACTTCGTCGAGGCGCTCTGGCTGGAGGACGGCCTTGCGGAGCCCTCGCGGAAGGCCTATGCCACCGATCTGCGCGCGGCGGCGCACTGGCTCGCCTCCTCCGGCAGTGCGCTCGGCGACGCGGATGGGGCGGCACTGCGTGCGTATCTTGCGGCGCGCGGTGCCGCCGGTGGCTTCGGCCCGCGTTCGCAGGCACGCGCGCAGAGCGCCCTGCGCCGCTTCTACGGATGGCTGGTGCGCAGCGGGCGGCGGAGCGACGATCCGGCCGCACGCCTGCGCGGCCCGCGCCTGCCGCATGCGCTGCCGGGTACCATCAGCGCATCGCAGGTGGACGCCCTGCTGGCCGCTCCGGACCCCGATACGGCCATCGGTCTGCGCGACCGCGCCTGGCTGGAGCTGATGTACGCGACCGGGCTGCGCGTCAGCGAATGCGTGACGCTGCCCGTGCACGCCTATTCCGCCCAGCAGGGGCTGATCCAGGTGATCGGCAAGGGGCGGCGCGAGCGCCTGGTTCCGGTGGGCGACGAGGCCGCCCATTGGCTGGCGCGCTATCTGCGGCACGGTCGGCCGGCGCTCGCCGGGGCGCGGCCCAGCGAGACACTGCTGCTGTCGCAGCGCGGCGCCGCCATGAGCCGGCAGAACGCGTGGCATCGCATCCGGCGCTACGCGGTGGCGGCGGGCATCCCGGGGAAGCTGTCGCCGCACACGCTGCGCCACGCCTTCGCGACCCACCTGCTCGACCACGGCGCCGATCTGCGCGCAGTGCAAATGCTGCTCGGGCACAGTAACCTCAACACGACTCAGATCTACACCCATGTCGCGCGTGCCCGCCTCAAGGCGTTGCACGAACAGCACCATCCGCGCGGTTGA